From the genome of Pseudomonadota bacterium, one region includes:
- a CDS encoding nitronate monooxygenase, giving the protein MNRLLAPSPGRARLDQLWARGRDLLGVEHAIMGGAMTWVSERNLVAAISNGGGFGVIACGAMTPDLLAAEIEATRGLTDAPFGVNLITMHPDLDALIDVCGDHAVSHIVLAGGLPSSNSIAQVKARGAKAIGFAPALAIARKLVRSGIDGIVIEGMEAGGHIGPVATGVLAQEILPHIEDVPVFVAGGIGRGEAIATYLTMGAVGVQLGTRFVCATESIAHDDFKRSFIRAAARDAQPSVQLDPRFPVIPVRALANDATKAFLDKQREVIDRFDSGELDQKAAQLEIEHFWAGALRRAVIDGDVEAGSLMAGQSVGMVTAEQPTAEIIGELVDQATAALETRALRA; this is encoded by the coding sequence TTGAACCGGTTGCTGGCGCCGTCACCAGGCCGTGCGCGGCTGGACCAACTGTGGGCTCGTGGCCGCGACCTCTTAGGCGTCGAGCACGCCATTATGGGCGGCGCGATGACGTGGGTGTCGGAGCGCAACCTGGTCGCGGCGATCTCGAATGGCGGCGGCTTCGGCGTGATCGCTTGCGGCGCCATGACGCCGGATCTGCTGGCGGCAGAGATCGAGGCGACGCGCGGGCTGACAGACGCGCCCTTCGGCGTCAATCTGATTACCATGCATCCGGACCTGGACGCGCTGATCGACGTTTGTGGTGATCACGCGGTCAGCCATATCGTGCTTGCCGGCGGCCTACCGTCGTCCAACTCGATTGCCCAGGTGAAGGCGCGTGGCGCCAAGGCGATCGGCTTTGCGCCCGCGCTTGCCATCGCGCGAAAGCTGGTCCGCAGCGGCATCGACGGGATCGTCATCGAGGGCATGGAGGCAGGCGGTCATATCGGTCCGGTCGCGACCGGCGTGCTGGCCCAGGAGATCCTGCCGCATATCGAAGATGTGCCGGTGTTTGTTGCCGGCGGCATCGGGCGGGGCGAGGCGATTGCGACCTATCTGACCATGGGCGCCGTCGGCGTGCAGTTGGGTACGCGGTTCGTGTGCGCGACGGAATCGATCGCCCATGACGACTTCAAACGCAGCTTTATCCGCGCTGCCGCCCGCGACGCCCAGCCGTCGGTCCAGCTTGATCCACGCTTTCCGGTTATCCCCGTGCGTGCGCTGGCCAACGATGCGACCAAGGCGTTTCTGGACAAGCAGCGCGAGGTCATCGACCGGTTCGACAGCGGCGAGTTGGACCAGAAGGCGGCCCAGCTTGAGATCGAGCATTTCTGGGCCGGTGCGTTGCGCCGCGCCGTGATTGACGGCGATGTCGAGGCGGGCTCACTGATGGCCGGGCAAAGCGTCGGCATGGTGACCGCCGAACAGCCGACCGCAGAGATCATCGGCGAACTGGTCGACCAGGCGACCGCAGCGCTTGAGACTCGAGCTCTACGCGCCTGA